In a genomic window of Vibrio marisflavi CECT 7928:
- a CDS encoding AAA family ATPase, which yields MFDLVDVIKSHSDKPDSENLHTMVLFHQSEECKSFVEEACRFEGLELPKTLVNNDKNIHEHARENSSCTIIIELTRSQNVSEDMQRISHLLPNNTSVIVVGTEGTICTIRNLKTLGFHYLFWPACQEEFVELLHNLRPTQANNVKLSPTRKAKNIAILGAKGGVGTSFFASQLAQNLAGKHNSSCVVADYNFTGGNLDILLNVENFSKRNVSSAEVSTTLDTTYAMSMTQDVNKLLSLLSIESDTLNEPEMRDILRTVINALSTQFNFIVEDFSSTSSCKEQLEYIAKNADIVLLVMDKTVSSLREAKRLLDALQSHNSVARHITILNNTRPEKAATVSDQEVKSFLEESPDITCAYESGLSQAILNAKALNTQRLQVNNTVEQLTSLVLGKPYTKRSAIKLKQWLKKA from the coding sequence ATGTTTGATTTAGTTGATGTTATAAAAAGTCACTCCGACAAGCCCGATAGTGAAAACTTGCATACGATGGTGTTATTTCATCAGAGTGAAGAGTGCAAAAGCTTTGTCGAAGAAGCATGTCGATTCGAAGGTTTAGAGCTACCGAAGACTCTAGTGAATAACGATAAGAATATTCATGAACACGCTCGAGAAAACAGCTCTTGCACAATTATTATTGAGCTAACCCGAAGCCAAAACGTTAGCGAAGACATGCAGCGTATCTCTCATCTACTGCCAAACAACACTTCCGTTATTGTTGTAGGCACTGAAGGGACAATATGCACAATACGTAACTTAAAAACCTTAGGTTTTCACTACCTATTTTGGCCAGCATGCCAGGAGGAGTTTGTAGAGTTACTGCATAACTTACGCCCAACACAGGCTAACAACGTAAAGCTAAGCCCTACTCGTAAGGCAAAAAATATCGCTATATTGGGAGCGAAAGGTGGCGTTGGCACTTCGTTCTTCGCCTCTCAATTGGCACAAAACCTAGCAGGCAAACACAATAGCTCATGCGTTGTAGCCGACTATAACTTTACTGGCGGCAATCTAGACATACTGCTGAATGTCGAAAACTTTAGCAAAAGAAATGTGAGTTCTGCTGAGGTTTCTACAACGCTAGATACAACATACGCTATGAGCATGACGCAAGATGTCAACAAGCTGCTTTCGTTGCTAAGTATTGAGTCCGACACATTAAATGAGCCGGAAATGCGAGATATTTTGCGCACGGTGATTAATGCTTTGTCCACTCAGTTCAACTTCATTGTAGAAGATTTTTCAAGCACGTCATCTTGCAAAGAACAGCTAGAGTACATTGCAAAAAATGCCGATATTGTCTTGCTAGTCATGGATAAAACCGTTTCTAGTCTGCGAGAAGCAAAACGTCTATTAGACGCTTTGCAGAGCCACAACTCTGTCGCAAGGCACATTACTATTCTCAACAATACTCGCCCAGAGAAGGCCGCGACGGTTTCAGATCAAGAAGTAAAATCCTTCTTGGAAGAAAGTCCTGATATTACGTGTGCTTACGAATCGGGGTTAAGCCAGGCCATTCTAAATGCTAAAGCGCTTAACACTCAAAGATTACAGGTCAATAACACTGTTGAGCAACTTACGTCACTGGTATTGGGTAAGCCATATACAAAACGTTCTGCAATCAAATTAAAGCAATGGTTGAAGAAGGCGTAA
- a CDS encoding type II and III secretion system protein family protein — MNIKTKQILIALALTSVSFVSAARGVLNLAQGYASTINLKEDVSSVFIASPKVADYQVIDKRKVVVYGKKVGHTTILVFGKSGNTLASDNIIVNKSLTKIQQYLALKFPNDNVNVFNVDGQVVLSGTVSTETEKNKIENVVGTLLKRNAKEHTFTFSDGKSKTSEQLDYMTRKSFEGIVNNLEVAATKQVNVKLSIAEVSQSFMEEIGFKYGSSSDSPGQFISSINGFNASNLLSIINASHDDTVGKVLAEPNLSVISGESANFLVGGQLPVVTVINNMTDVQYKDYGIQLNLTAKVQKDSKIRLTLAPEVSSLDTTYENQTYNLPALKTRREKTTVELGDGQSFVLGGLLSTEEIESLSKVPLLGDIPILGTLFRDAATQKKKTELVIVATVNLVKPIKPSQVQLPTMQRTTTLSRFFGLSNKSSSYPKASEKWANELLATGGFKK; from the coding sequence ATGAATATTAAAACAAAACAAATTTTAATTGCGCTAGCTCTAACATCCGTGTCTTTTGTTTCGGCTGCTAGAGGAGTGCTCAATCTTGCGCAAGGATACGCAAGTACGATTAACTTGAAAGAAGATGTCTCTTCTGTCTTTATCGCTTCCCCAAAAGTTGCTGATTACCAAGTTATCGATAAACGCAAAGTCGTTGTCTATGGAAAAAAAGTGGGACACACAACGATATTAGTTTTTGGCAAATCTGGCAACACACTCGCTAGTGACAATATCATCGTCAATAAAAGCTTAACTAAGATACAGCAATATTTGGCACTTAAGTTTCCAAACGACAATGTGAATGTCTTCAATGTTGATGGCCAAGTCGTACTAAGCGGTACTGTTTCAACTGAAACTGAAAAGAACAAGATTGAAAATGTTGTTGGCACACTGCTAAAACGAAATGCAAAAGAACACACATTTACGTTCTCCGACGGGAAAAGTAAAACAAGTGAACAACTTGATTATATGACTCGTAAAAGCTTCGAAGGTATTGTAAACAACCTCGAAGTCGCCGCAACAAAGCAAGTTAACGTAAAGCTATCCATAGCTGAAGTCTCTCAATCCTTTATGGAAGAGATCGGATTCAAGTACGGAAGTAGTTCTGACAGCCCCGGGCAGTTTATTAGCTCAATAAACGGTTTCAATGCATCCAATTTGCTTTCAATCATTAACGCAAGCCACGATGACACTGTAGGTAAAGTTCTGGCTGAGCCAAACCTGTCGGTGATTTCTGGAGAAAGTGCCAACTTCTTGGTTGGTGGTCAGCTACCTGTTGTTACTGTCATTAACAATATGACTGACGTTCAGTACAAAGACTATGGTATTCAGCTAAACCTGACGGCAAAAGTACAAAAAGACAGCAAAATCAGGCTAACTCTGGCACCTGAAGTGAGCTCGCTAGATACCACTTACGAAAACCAAACCTATAACCTACCGGCACTTAAAACACGCCGTGAGAAAACAACAGTAGAACTCGGTGACGGGCAAAGCTTTGTCCTTGGTGGCTTGTTAAGTACAGAAGAAATTGAAAGCTTAAGTAAAGTACCTCTATTAGGAGACATCCCAATTCTAGGTACGTTATTCCGTGATGCCGCAACCCAGAAAAAGAAAACAGAGCTTGTCATTGTTGCAACAGTAAACCTAGTGAAGCCAATTAAACCTTCGCAGGTACAGCTTCCTACAATGCAGAGAACAACGACATTAAGCCGATTTTTTGGGCTTAGTAACAAAAGCAGCAGCTATCCAAAAGCGAGTGAGAAGTGGGCGAATGAGCTGCTTGCAACCGGAGGCTTCAAGAAATGA
- the cpaB gene encoding Flp pilus assembly protein CpaB, translated as MKSKIFLAIAIVAVLVGLYGVAGSLVNKPHAKTQENTLIQVWQLKENAHSGEIINRRMLSVKQLPKAKANQLGFTENVNLKWTQGTVFRQNLTQGSYISNADIVQPEDAGYIDYVIKKNRVAFPVEIGPNTVIGGVLTNGSKVDVLSVIGTQKSSSGFSGSSSKPNNSVYVKPIFSGIKVLQVKKQTKKSNIEGSKKSKNHVVVVLELTRKQAVTLTVAEQVSQIKLDKSVGEYSKADLQADSGDILPHFQGVAEYRADKMQIN; from the coding sequence GTGAAATCAAAAATATTTTTAGCAATTGCTATTGTAGCCGTATTAGTCGGCCTTTATGGCGTAGCAGGGTCATTAGTAAACAAACCGCATGCCAAAACTCAAGAAAATACTCTTATTCAAGTATGGCAGTTAAAAGAAAACGCTCACTCCGGTGAAATAATCAACCGACGTATGCTAAGCGTTAAACAGTTACCAAAGGCTAAAGCGAACCAATTGGGTTTTACTGAAAACGTCAACTTGAAATGGACTCAAGGCACAGTTTTTCGTCAGAACCTTACCCAAGGCAGCTATATCTCCAATGCTGATATTGTTCAGCCCGAAGATGCTGGATATATAGACTACGTCATTAAAAAGAATCGCGTCGCCTTCCCAGTGGAAATAGGCCCGAACACTGTCATTGGTGGAGTTCTGACTAACGGAAGCAAAGTCGACGTTCTGTCAGTAATAGGTACCCAAAAGAGTTCGAGTGGCTTCTCAGGTTCGAGCAGCAAGCCAAACAACTCTGTTTATGTAAAACCGATCTTCTCCGGAATCAAGGTTCTACAAGTTAAGAAACAGACCAAGAAAAGCAATATAGAAGGCTCTAAGAAGTCCAAAAATCACGTCGTTGTTGTGCTAGAGCTAACAAGAAAACAAGCGGTAACACTAACTGTCGCAGAGCAAGTCTCCCAAATAAAACTCGATAAATCTGTGGGTGAATACAGCAAAGCTGATCTACAAGCAGATTCTGGAGATATATTGCCGCACTTTCAAGGTGTTGCCGAATACCGCGCTGACAAGATGCAAATTAACTAG
- a CDS encoding A24 family peptidase, with protein sequence MNKWLVLWWLLLATISIYISYQDITKRTIPNKSCLLVAIVSIFISLEIQNSFDISYVLGIFLIGLFLFSLKIIAAGDIKLLASFFIAIKPQYAPMTLFIISLLGGFLGFSYYLKLKLFGRNCLINHGVPYGIPICIGCLFGIAASI encoded by the coding sequence TTGAACAAGTGGTTAGTGCTATGGTGGCTGCTGTTAGCCACCATTTCTATTTATATCAGTTATCAAGATATCACAAAAAGAACAATCCCAAATAAGTCCTGTCTTTTAGTAGCCATTGTAAGCATTTTTATCTCTTTAGAAATACAAAATAGCTTCGATATTAGCTATGTGTTAGGCATATTCTTAATTGGATTATTTTTATTTTCATTAAAGATAATTGCAGCAGGTGACATAAAGCTACTAGCTTCATTTTTTATAGCGATTAAACCTCAATATGCTCCTATGACCCTATTTATAATAAGTCTATTAGGCGGCTTTCTTGGTTTTTCATACTATTTAAAACTAAAGCTATTTGGAAGAAATTGTTTAATAAACCACGGGGTACCATATGGCATTCCAATTTGTATTGGTTGTTTATTCGGTATCGCTGCGTCTATTTAA
- a CDS encoding CpaF family protein produces MYSNKTIYIHIREKIFEALEPESINSLSKDQLTSQLAKAVDLLIEREDYSVASVIRSEFVKNLVDELHGLGPLQVLLDDESINDIMINGHDNVFVERNGIVEESAVKFIDESQLQNIAKRIVTQVGRRVDDASPTCDARLADGSRVNVVIPPIAIDGTCISIRKFKKHAMGLDQMAEFGSMSSQVAQVLKIAARCRLNIIISGGTGSGKTTLLNALSQYVSEKERIITIEDAAELKLQQPHVARLETRTEGIEGNGAVNQRDLVINALRMRPDRIIVGECRGAEAFEMLQAMNTGHDGSMSTLHANTPRDALARVESMVMMATSNLPLEAIRRSVVSAVDLIVQISRLHDGTRKVMSVSEVVGLEGYAIVLEEIFKFHHSGQVQNGKVVGNFTTAGLPRRSVIAEKASFYGLQAQLNGLFGAMETM; encoded by the coding sequence ATGTACAGCAATAAGACTATATATATCCACATTCGTGAGAAGATATTTGAAGCTCTTGAACCTGAGTCCATTAATTCTCTTTCGAAAGATCAACTAACTAGCCAGCTCGCGAAAGCTGTCGATCTGCTTATCGAAAGGGAAGACTATTCCGTAGCCTCGGTGATCCGCTCTGAGTTTGTAAAGAATTTGGTCGACGAATTACATGGACTTGGCCCACTGCAAGTATTGCTCGATGATGAGTCTATTAACGACATCATGATCAATGGCCATGACAATGTGTTTGTTGAGCGCAACGGTATTGTTGAAGAGTCAGCGGTTAAGTTTATCGACGAAAGTCAGCTACAAAATATAGCCAAACGTATCGTTACCCAAGTAGGACGTCGTGTTGACGACGCTTCTCCCACATGTGATGCGCGCCTTGCAGACGGCAGCCGTGTCAATGTAGTGATACCACCTATAGCCATTGATGGCACTTGTATCTCTATTCGTAAATTCAAAAAACACGCCATGGGCTTAGATCAAATGGCTGAGTTTGGTTCCATGAGCAGCCAAGTCGCGCAAGTGCTAAAAATTGCTGCTCGATGTCGCTTGAATATCATTATTTCTGGCGGTACCGGCTCGGGTAAAACGACCTTGTTGAATGCCCTATCGCAGTACGTGTCTGAAAAAGAAAGAATTATTACTATTGAAGATGCAGCCGAACTCAAACTACAACAACCTCATGTCGCACGACTAGAGACGCGAACTGAAGGTATCGAAGGCAATGGCGCGGTAAATCAACGAGACCTAGTCATCAATGCTCTACGTATGCGTCCTGACCGTATAATTGTCGGTGAGTGTCGTGGCGCTGAAGCATTCGAGATGTTGCAAGCGATGAACACCGGCCACGATGGTTCAATGTCTACTCTGCACGCAAATACTCCACGTGATGCCCTTGCTCGTGTTGAGTCTATGGTGATGATGGCAACTTCTAACCTTCCGTTAGAAGCAATACGCCGCTCAGTAGTCAGCGCAGTCGATCTGATCGTGCAGATAAGCCGACTTCACGATGGAACTCGTAAAGTAATGAGTGTCTCTGAAGTTGTTGGACTTGAAGGCTATGCGATTGTTTTAGAAGAAATTTTCAAGTTCCATCACAGCGGTCAGGTGCAAAACGGTAAAGTAGTGGGCAACTTTACTACGGCAGGTTTGCCGCGACGTTCAGTAATCGCCGAGAAAGCAAGTTTTTACGGGCTTCAGGCGCAATTGAACGGCTTATTTGGTGCGATGGAGACGATGTGA
- a CDS encoding type II secretion system F family protein, with protein sequence MYWFILMIGGLSVIFLLKGNKPKHTYLDKTRFNDIDPSAVNESQVVDLNALSTKSLSDKLLSELKTAYLQLGKFASLKLMAVIVICFAAAMYINRTFVLGGPKQLVAIFCAITVLSVLYGISWLKKRAYKQFSESFPEALNILGSAISTGESIVHAISYVGKNLDGDVGKEFKLMGERLLIGEKPESVFRKSCARFPYSAFLFFAIVLNANIQRGGQLKEVISRLNRMIFNERAMEKKKMSLTSEARMSVKIVASVPFIFLFLYQFISPPNFNYVLHNPKGHYLLYYLIGSNLIGFSIAAWLMRD encoded by the coding sequence ATGTACTGGTTCATCTTAATGATAGGTGGGCTTTCGGTGATATTTCTCCTAAAAGGAAACAAGCCCAAGCACACGTATCTCGACAAAACACGCTTCAATGATATCGATCCTTCAGCGGTTAACGAATCACAAGTAGTCGATTTAAACGCCCTCTCGACAAAATCGCTTTCAGACAAACTATTAAGCGAATTGAAAACAGCGTATTTGCAGTTAGGGAAATTCGCATCATTAAAACTCATGGCAGTAATAGTGATCTGTTTCGCGGCCGCTATGTACATTAATCGAACTTTTGTTTTAGGTGGTCCTAAACAGTTAGTTGCAATCTTCTGTGCGATAACTGTGCTAAGTGTATTGTATGGTATTTCATGGCTTAAAAAGCGCGCATATAAGCAATTTAGCGAATCGTTTCCTGAAGCACTCAACATCTTAGGTAGTGCTATTAGCACTGGTGAAAGTATTGTCCACGCTATCAGCTATGTTGGGAAAAACCTTGATGGTGATGTCGGAAAAGAGTTCAAGCTGATGGGTGAAAGGCTACTGATTGGAGAAAAACCTGAAAGCGTATTTCGTAAATCTTGCGCTCGTTTTCCCTACTCCGCATTTTTGTTCTTTGCCATTGTGCTCAATGCCAATATACAAAGAGGCGGCCAGTTGAAAGAAGTAATTAGCCGACTAAACCGAATGATTTTCAATGAACGAGCGATGGAGAAAAAGAAAATGTCTCTGACATCCGAAGCTCGTATGTCTGTGAAAATTGTAGCTTCGGTGCCATTCATCTTCTTGTTTTTATACCAGTTTATTAGTCCACCAAACTTTAACTATGTACTACACAACCCTAAAGGGCACTACTTATTGTATTACCTCATTGGTAGTAATTTAATCGGCTTCTCCATTGCAGCATGGCTAATGAGGGACTAA
- a CDS encoding type II secretion system F family protein, which produces MMNNQITLFLALAVLFFGIVAIFVVISSRFKRKKALRKYASKELGDSTASSDGVEKFEQYIPKVLSANTADIDDMFKSAGYYEFKFASLYMPAKYIAAAIGAGLIFFLSPADWTRIVVLLFCGIWLCVCISVPDMVLAEKKRKLKKRVSAQLPYLLDLLAMCVKTGMTIESSLFYLSEEMKGFDKHIAHTLNQTNARSRIVGLDVALDELYQRVPTNAMRSFVMTLKQSLHYGSSIYEVLTTLAADIREITLLETEERMGKLASKISVPMILFHMFPIVPLVIGPPIMRYFS; this is translated from the coding sequence ATGATGAACAATCAAATCACACTATTTTTAGCCTTAGCCGTTTTATTCTTTGGTATCGTTGCAATTTTTGTTGTTATTTCTAGCCGTTTCAAACGCAAGAAAGCGCTAAGAAAATATGCCAGTAAAGAACTCGGAGACTCTACAGCCAGTAGTGATGGCGTTGAAAAATTCGAGCAGTATATCCCGAAAGTACTGTCGGCAAACACAGCAGATATTGACGATATGTTTAAGTCCGCTGGGTACTACGAGTTCAAATTTGCCTCTCTTTATATGCCTGCAAAATATATTGCTGCAGCTATTGGGGCAGGATTGATTTTTTTCCTCTCTCCAGCAGATTGGACAAGAATAGTGGTACTTCTATTCTGCGGCATTTGGTTGTGTGTTTGTATTTCTGTACCAGACATGGTGCTTGCTGAGAAAAAGAGAAAGCTAAAGAAAAGAGTATCAGCACAACTGCCCTATTTGCTTGATTTACTAGCAATGTGTGTCAAAACAGGCATGACGATTGAGTCATCACTTTTCTATTTGTCGGAAGAAATGAAAGGGTTCGACAAGCACATCGCACATACTCTGAATCAGACAAATGCGCGTTCTCGAATCGTCGGGTTAGACGTAGCGTTAGATGAGCTTTACCAACGTGTTCCGACGAATGCAATGCGTAGCTTCGTTATGACATTGAAACAAAGCTTACACTACGGAAGCTCAATATATGAAGTATTAACAACACTTGCTGCTGATATAAGAGAAATCACTCTACTGGAAACTGAAGAAAGAATGGGCAAATTGGCCTCAAAGATATCCGTTCCTATGATTTTATTTCATATGTTCCCGATAGTTCCTTTGGTTATAGGTCCGCCTATTATGAGATATTTTTCGTAG
- a CDS encoding tetratricopeptide repeat protein translates to MKLFSKIAVCLAILLAAGCASNPAQNTDSSVESALIVTKNYQGLIKLYRKQLKQKDSADTRIKLAQAYLNYGDPNSAIFTIKPVNKTEPSVASLVVQANAQLDVNKTMSALSSAISADHIDPNNGEVENLLGVIYATDSNYAKARHYFNLAREHFYDDVKVTNNLVVLDILQSKYQQAVDRIMPMYKNNQADKQMMANLVIAVAKSKNLQLLESILEPKYSDRAIAQLYLTLQTTEAVTALPLHHSKPASASQVNKKPSKLAKSHHKKGKK, encoded by the coding sequence ATGAAATTATTTAGCAAAATAGCAGTATGCCTAGCCATACTGCTAGCGGCCGGCTGCGCTTCAAATCCAGCCCAAAATACTGATTCATCGGTTGAATCTGCCTTAATCGTTACAAAAAACTATCAAGGCCTTATTAAACTATATAGAAAGCAGCTAAAACAAAAAGACTCTGCCGACACGCGAATTAAATTGGCTCAAGCCTATCTAAATTATGGCGATCCAAATTCAGCCATATTCACGATTAAGCCTGTAAATAAGACTGAGCCAAGTGTCGCGTCACTAGTTGTGCAAGCAAATGCTCAGCTAGACGTAAACAAAACAATGTCAGCACTTAGCTCAGCTATCTCTGCCGACCATATCGACCCAAATAATGGTGAAGTTGAAAACTTGCTCGGCGTTATTTACGCAACAGACAGCAATTACGCCAAGGCTCGACACTATTTCAACCTAGCAAGAGAGCATTTTTACGATGACGTGAAAGTCACCAACAATCTAGTTGTATTAGATATTTTGCAAAGCAAATATCAGCAAGCCGTTGATCGCATCATGCCAATGTACAAAAACAATCAAGCCGACAAACAGATGATGGCGAACCTAGTTATTGCAGTAGCAAAATCTAAAAATTTACAGTTGCTGGAAAGTATTTTGGAGCCTAAATATAGCGATCGCGCTATCGCTCAGTTGTACCTAACATTGCAAACAACAGAAGCAGTTACAGCTTTACCCTTACACCACAGCAAGCCAGCTTCCGCTAGCCAAGTTAATAAAAAGCCAAGCAAGTTAGCCAAGAGCCATCACAAGAAAGGCAAAAAATGA
- a CDS encoding Flp family type IVb pilin produces MLTKLFVNAQLALDSIKKSASNFVGDERGVTAIEYSIIAAVMGIGIYVGLTKSSLVTNIGSALKTVASDINSAAGK; encoded by the coding sequence ATGCTAACTAAATTATTCGTTAACGCTCAACTAGCTCTAGACTCAATCAAAAAATCTGCTTCAAACTTCGTTGGTGACGAACGCGGTGTAACAGCAATCGAATACTCAATCATTGCTGCTGTTATGGGCATCGGTATTTACGTAGGCTTAACTAAAAGTAGTCTAGTAACTAACATCGGGTCTGCACTTAAAACAGTTGCGAGCGACATTAACTCAGCAGCAGGTAAGTAA